In one window of Frigoriglobus tundricola DNA:
- a CDS encoding SUMF1/EgtB/PvdO family nonheme iron enzyme: MNTLDALLAGIVADPLEEARWLVLADWLEENDDPRRAELLRLHRKLLATCCEPDAHPGRADWQARVVALLGAGVVPCVPRHTLALPGGVPLTGAFVPPGSFRMGGSVMNNEKPVHRVTLTRGWFMGVTPVTQAQWKAVMGTEPSHFKGPNKPVEQVSYADCQKFCAKLSKAQKGRATVRLPTEAEWECACRAGTTTEYHFGDAVNMDLVNYGYMLWNGSPLEMYRDGTTDVGSFPANPWGLHDTHGNVCEWCADWYGPYSGADQTDPCVTQKESNRSERVLRGGSWFGTSDGCRAAARFRRASARLYDIGFRVCIHLG, encoded by the coding sequence ATGAACACGCTCGACGCGCTGCTGGCGGGGATCGTGGCCGACCCGCTGGAAGAGGCGCGGTGGCTCGTGCTGGCGGACTGGTTAGAGGAGAACGACGACCCGCGCCGGGCCGAGCTGCTGCGCCTGCACCGGAAGCTCCTGGCCACCTGCTGCGAACCGGACGCGCACCCGGGGCGCGCCGACTGGCAGGCGCGGGTGGTGGCGCTGCTGGGCGCGGGCGTGGTGCCATGCGTGCCGCGGCACACGCTCGCCCTTCCCGGCGGGGTGCCGCTGACGGGGGCGTTCGTTCCGCCCGGCTCGTTCCGGATGGGCGGTTCGGTTATGAACAACGAGAAGCCGGTTCACCGGGTGACGCTGACGCGCGGCTGGTTCATGGGTGTTACCCCCGTAACACAGGCGCAGTGGAAGGCAGTAATGGGGACCGAGCCGAGCCACTTCAAGGGGCCGAACAAGCCGGTCGAGCAGGTGTCGTACGCCGACTGTCAGAAGTTCTGCGCGAAGCTCAGTAAGGCTCAGAAGGGGCGCGCGACGGTGCGGTTGCCGACGGAGGCCGAGTGGGAGTGCGCGTGCCGCGCCGGGACGACGACCGAGTACCACTTCGGGGACGCGGTGAACATGGACCTGGTGAATTACGGGTACATGTTGTGGAACGGGTCGCCGCTCGAGATGTACCGGGACGGGACGACGGACGTGGGCTCCTTCCCGGCGAACCCGTGGGGGCTGCACGACACGCACGGGAACGTGTGTGAGTGGTGTGCGGACTGGTACGGACCCTATTCGGGCGCCGACCAGACGGACCCGTGTGTCACTCAAAAAGAATCGAACCGAAGTGAGCGCGTGCTGCGCGGCGGGAGCTGGTTCGGCACGTCGGACGGCTGCCGTGCGGCGGCGCGCTTCCGGCGCGCGTCGGCCCGCCTCTACGACATCGGTTTTCGGGTCTGTATCCACTTGGGCTGA
- the mfd gene encoding transcription-repair coupling factor — protein sequence MTTATLAAPAGAGLRALPEALHAADGWAELRAALAANRSGTVDGAWGSSASLAASALAADVPGTLLVVVPNPTDVSPWVEDIASFTGIRPAVFEAWETWPVVSNKGKLDPTTTARLRLLQQLQLTPPKALVCCIAAVCQPVPERADLAARGRTVTTAEIVEPSELAEWLVANGYKRVDAVEYPGEFSRRGGICDVFPPDAPDPVRFEFFGDEVESIRTFAAGSQRSLESKTSVVLMGMAGEEPTPNPSLKGGGRGVGSSRRAGSLTDYLPADSWVALAEPRELKDQAKHFLERVATADGLFTPEAAFASLMKLPNVVISALPRPSVEASVHLRVESVERFSGSVHRVRDELDLVASGTSAQVLIACQSEAEVHRLTEVLKAGKLAESHRLQLVTGHVRAGFRLVTGGRGGHPSEGIVVLGSHEIFHKDLLPPGVKVQTRSSRQIESRAIDTFLDLNDGDYVVHVAHGIARFRGMKMLEKTRGPEPGAGSEDAAPESPGGSAFEENLILEFRDGVFLYVPATRIDLVQKYVGGSQTEPELSKLGGTAWARKKDRVSEAVRDMAADMIQIQAVRQAVPGFPFPADSEWQKEFEAAFPYQETPDQLSAISEVKGDLEKAKPMDRLICGDVGYGKTEVAIRAAFKAVDSGKQVAILVPTTVLAEQHYRTFSQRFAEYPFVVDVVNRFKGGAKQKETLKKVASGEIDVIVGTHRLLSKDVKFKDLGLVVIDEEQRFGVEHKERLKMLRAMVDVLTMTATPIPRTLHASLLGIREISNLETPPADRQPVETRIHRWDDQLIRGAILREMNRGGQVYFVHNRVQDIYDIATKIKILVPEAKVTVGHGQMDAHDLEKAMVAFVRKDADILVATTIIESGLDIPNANTIFIDEADMYGLADLHQLRGRVGRSKNRAYAYLIVNPLKLLNPTAQRRLKAIEEFTELGAGFKIAMRDLEIRGAGNILGAEQSGHIAAIGYELYCQLLENAVRALKQQPPKVPVEVNVDLPWPSYLPRDYVPGQKLRIEVYRRLARLRDPAKLADFRQELRDRYGPYPEPVEWLLRTTEIRLLCVKWQVSSVHRDNRDLIFNYRSRERAQQLVAASKGRMKIVDDKSIYMRLRPDDKDDAEGLYKLLVGTLKTNAV from the coding sequence ATGACGACGGCGACTCTCGCGGCGCCGGCGGGTGCCGGACTACGCGCCCTGCCCGAAGCCCTCCACGCGGCGGACGGCTGGGCGGAACTGCGCGCCGCGCTGGCCGCCAACCGCAGCGGAACCGTTGACGGCGCCTGGGGGTCGTCCGCATCGCTGGCGGCAAGTGCGCTCGCCGCGGACGTGCCCGGCACGCTGCTCGTGGTGGTGCCGAACCCGACCGACGTTTCACCGTGGGTCGAGGACATCGCCTCGTTCACCGGTATCCGCCCCGCCGTGTTCGAGGCGTGGGAAACGTGGCCGGTCGTTTCCAATAAGGGCAAGCTCGACCCGACCACGACCGCGAGACTGCGGTTGCTCCAGCAGCTCCAGCTCACCCCCCCGAAGGCGCTCGTGTGCTGCATCGCGGCCGTGTGCCAGCCGGTGCCGGAGCGCGCCGACCTCGCCGCCCGCGGCCGGACCGTGACCACCGCCGAGATCGTTGAGCCGAGTGAACTGGCCGAGTGGCTGGTGGCGAACGGCTACAAGCGCGTGGACGCGGTGGAGTACCCCGGCGAGTTCAGCCGCCGCGGCGGTATCTGCGACGTGTTCCCCCCGGACGCGCCGGACCCGGTGCGGTTCGAGTTCTTCGGCGACGAGGTGGAGAGCATCCGCACGTTCGCGGCGGGCTCGCAACGGAGCCTGGAGAGCAAGACCAGCGTGGTGCTGATGGGGATGGCGGGCGAAGAACCCACCCCCAACCCCTCCCTTAAGGGAGGGGGCCGGGGGGTGGGTTCTTCTCGGCGCGCCGGCTCGCTCACCGATTACCTGCCCGCCGACTCGTGGGTGGCGCTGGCGGAGCCGCGTGAGCTGAAGGACCAGGCGAAGCACTTCCTCGAACGCGTCGCCACCGCGGACGGCCTGTTCACGCCGGAAGCCGCGTTCGCGAGCCTGATGAAGCTGCCGAACGTGGTCATCTCCGCGCTCCCGCGGCCGAGCGTGGAGGCGTCGGTTCACCTGCGGGTGGAATCGGTCGAACGGTTCAGCGGCAGCGTCCACCGCGTGCGCGACGAACTCGATTTGGTCGCGTCGGGCACCTCGGCACAGGTGCTCATCGCGTGCCAGAGCGAGGCCGAAGTCCACCGGCTCACGGAGGTGCTGAAGGCCGGCAAACTCGCCGAGTCGCACCGGCTCCAGCTCGTCACCGGTCACGTCCGCGCCGGGTTCCGGCTCGTTACGGGCGGAAGGGGGGGGCACCCGTCGGAGGGCATCGTCGTCCTCGGCAGCCACGAAATCTTCCACAAGGATCTGCTCCCGCCCGGCGTGAAGGTGCAGACGCGCTCCAGCCGGCAGATCGAGTCGCGGGCCATCGACACGTTCCTCGACCTCAACGACGGCGACTACGTCGTTCACGTCGCGCACGGCATCGCCCGCTTCCGCGGGATGAAGATGCTGGAGAAAACGCGGGGCCCGGAGCCCGGGGCGGGGAGCGAGGACGCGGCCCCCGAGTCCCCGGGCGGGTCCGCGTTCGAAGAGAACCTCATCCTCGAGTTCCGCGACGGCGTGTTCCTGTACGTGCCGGCGACGCGGATCGACCTCGTTCAGAAGTACGTCGGCGGGTCGCAGACCGAGCCCGAGCTGTCGAAGCTCGGCGGCACCGCCTGGGCCCGGAAGAAGGACCGCGTCTCCGAAGCCGTCCGCGACATGGCCGCGGACATGATCCAGATCCAGGCCGTGCGGCAGGCGGTGCCGGGGTTCCCGTTCCCGGCGGACTCCGAGTGGCAGAAGGAGTTCGAGGCCGCGTTCCCGTACCAGGAGACGCCCGACCAGCTCTCCGCCATCAGCGAAGTGAAGGGCGATCTGGAAAAGGCCAAGCCGATGGACCGGCTCATCTGCGGCGACGTGGGCTACGGCAAAACGGAGGTCGCCATCCGGGCGGCGTTCAAGGCGGTCGATAGCGGCAAGCAGGTCGCGATCCTCGTGCCGACGACGGTCCTCGCGGAGCAGCACTACCGCACCTTCAGTCAGCGGTTCGCCGAGTACCCGTTCGTGGTCGATGTCGTGAACCGGTTCAAGGGCGGGGCGAAGCAGAAAGAAACGCTCAAGAAGGTCGCGAGCGGCGAAATCGACGTGATCGTCGGCACGCACCGGCTGCTCTCGAAGGACGTGAAGTTCAAAGACCTCGGGCTGGTGGTGATCGACGAGGAGCAGCGGTTCGGCGTGGAGCACAAGGAGCGGCTGAAGATGCTCCGCGCGATGGTGGACGTGCTCACCATGACGGCGACGCCGATCCCGCGCACGCTGCACGCGTCGCTGCTGGGCATCCGCGAGATCAGCAACCTCGAAACGCCGCCCGCGGACCGGCAGCCGGTGGAGACGCGCATCCACCGGTGGGACGACCAGCTCATCCGCGGCGCGATCCTGCGCGAGATGAACCGCGGCGGGCAGGTGTACTTCGTTCACAACCGGGTGCAGGACATTTACGACATCGCCACGAAGATCAAGATCCTCGTGCCGGAAGCGAAGGTGACCGTCGGGCACGGGCAGATGGACGCGCACGACCTGGAAAAGGCGATGGTGGCGTTTGTCCGCAAGGACGCCGACATTCTGGTGGCGACGACGATCATCGAGAGCGGACTGGACATACCGAACGCGAACACCATCTTCATCGACGAGGCCGACATGTACGGCCTCGCCGACCTGCACCAGTTGCGGGGCCGCGTGGGCCGGTCGAAGAACCGCGCGTACGCGTACCTCATCGTGAACCCGCTGAAGCTCCTGAACCCGACCGCGCAGCGGCGGCTGAAGGCCATTGAGGAGTTCACCGAACTCGGGGCCGGGTTCAAGATCGCGATGCGGGACCTGGAGATTCGCGGGGCGGGGAACATTCTCGGCGCGGAGCAGAGCGGGCACATCGCGGCCATCGGCTACGAACTCTACTGTCAGCTCCTGGAAAACGCGGTCCGGGCCCTGAAGCAGCAGCCGCCGAAGGTGCCGGTGGAGGTGAACGTCGATCTGCCGTGGCCGTCCTACCTGCCGCGCGACTATGTGCCGGGCCAGAAGCTCCGCATCGAGGTGTACCGCCGCCTCGCCCGGCTCCGCGACCCGGCCAAGCTGGCGGACTTCCGGCAGGAACTCCGCGACCGCTACGGCCCGTACCCGGAGCCGGTGGAGTGGCTGCTCCGCACCACCGAGATCCGGCTGCTGTGCGTGAAGTGGCAGGTGTCGAGTGTTCACCGCGACAACCGCGATCTGATTTTCAATTACCGCAGCCGGGAGCGCGCGCAGCAACTCGTCGCAGCGAGCAAGGGCCGCATGAAGATCGTGGACGACAAGAGCATCTACATGCGCCTGCGCCCCGACGACAAGGACGACGCGGAGGGGTTGTACAAGCTGCTGGTGGGGACGCTGAAGACGAACGCGGTCTGA
- a CDS encoding FHA domain-containing protein — protein MRTVTFLVLEGVDKGRVYKDLPIPVTIGREEGNGLRLNDERVSRFHAKVQVEDSDIILTDLDSTNGTRVNGTSIQIRRLRPGDQVSIGRSMLLFGTMEEIAARKASVPANNVGGQVQTIRADELQATSGRVSVADSQRTVAPPPPAAGWTAFDDDVPPLPQKLTPAQAARLAEMLDYLHKGLTTAVENIEANEDGTEVRIAFSEWQTIQAVQMLLARYARNISEPTE, from the coding sequence ATGCGCACGGTTACCTTCCTGGTTCTCGAAGGGGTCGATAAGGGCCGGGTCTACAAGGACCTGCCGATCCCCGTCACCATCGGCCGGGAAGAGGGCAACGGCCTGCGGCTCAACGACGAGCGCGTGAGCCGGTTCCACGCCAAAGTGCAGGTCGAAGACAGCGACATCATCCTCACCGACCTCGACAGCACGAACGGGACGCGGGTGAACGGCACCTCGATCCAGATCCGCCGGCTGCGGCCCGGCGACCAGGTGTCGATCGGGCGCAGCATGCTCCTGTTCGGCACGATGGAGGAGATCGCGGCGCGCAAGGCGTCGGTCCCGGCGAACAACGTCGGCGGCCAGGTCCAGACCATTCGGGCGGACGAACTCCAGGCCACCTCCGGTCGCGTGTCGGTGGCCGACAGCCAGCGGACCGTCGCCCCGCCCCCGCCGGCCGCCGGGTGGACCGCGTTCGACGACGACGTGCCCCCGCTGCCGCAGAAGCTCACCCCGGCCCAGGCGGCCCGCCTCGCCGAGATGCTCGACTACCTCCACAAGGGGCTGACGACGGCCGTCGAGAACATCGAGGCCAACGAGGACGGGACCGAGGTGCGGATCGCGTTCTCCGAATGGCAGACGATCCAGGCCGTGCAGATGCTCCTCGCGCGGTACGCCCGTAACATCTCCGAACCGACGGAGTAA
- a CDS encoding DUF1579 domain-containing protein, with amino-acid sequence MKTVRWFCAVAAVVLLTSAVPAQPPKPGAEHEVLKKLEGDWDLVMKFGGAESKGSMKYKMELGGLWLAGSLESELFGEKFQGKSLSTYDAGKKKYIEVWADSMGTQPMLMEGTYDKDKKTLTLAGEGPGMDGKPRPYKSVSTYTDDNTINFSMYVGDGKEPAITVVYTRKKK; translated from the coding sequence ATGAAGACGGTGCGCTGGTTCTGTGCAGTCGCGGCGGTCGTGCTCCTGACGTCCGCCGTTCCGGCTCAGCCGCCCAAGCCCGGGGCCGAGCACGAGGTGCTCAAGAAGCTGGAGGGCGACTGGGATCTCGTGATGAAGTTCGGCGGGGCGGAGTCCAAGGGGAGCATGAAGTACAAGATGGAGCTGGGCGGGCTGTGGCTGGCCGGTTCACTGGAGAGCGAGCTGTTCGGTGAGAAGTTCCAGGGCAAGAGCCTCAGCACCTACGACGCCGGCAAGAAGAAGTACATCGAGGTCTGGGCCGACAGCATGGGCACGCAACCGATGCTGATGGAAGGCACCTACGACAAGGACAAGAAGACGCTGACGCTGGCCGGCGAGGGGCCCGGGATGGACGGCAAACCCAGGCCGTACAAATCGGTGAGCACCTACACCGACGACAACACCATCAACTTCAGCATGTACGTGGGCGACGGGAAGGAGCCGGCGATCACCGTCGTCTACACGCGGAAGAAGAAATAG
- a CDS encoding RNA polymerase sigma factor: MPPDELIRLLHATYAAPYEGVSDADLLGRCAAGKDDAAFELLLRRHANMVWRVCRSVVHDAHAAEDAFQATFLVLACKPDAPRPPEQVGAWLYGVACRIARQARRTDGRRAMRDVRAGSARLTGSPDPVPDDLPALIDSVLLGLPERYRATVVLCDLEGRSRRDAAAQLGWSEGLLSGRLARARKLLADRLARAGHGLQAGKACGIKEGGNRLWR; the protein is encoded by the coding sequence ATGCCGCCCGACGAACTGATCCGGTTACTCCACGCCACCTATGCCGCCCCCTACGAAGGGGTGTCGGACGCCGACCTGCTCGGCCGGTGCGCGGCCGGGAAGGACGATGCGGCGTTCGAGCTGCTGCTGCGGCGCCACGCGAACATGGTCTGGCGCGTGTGCCGGTCGGTGGTTCACGACGCCCACGCGGCGGAGGACGCGTTCCAGGCCACGTTTCTCGTTCTGGCCTGCAAGCCGGACGCACCGCGCCCGCCGGAGCAGGTCGGGGCGTGGCTCTACGGGGTCGCGTGTCGTATCGCGCGGCAGGCGCGACGGACCGACGGCCGGCGCGCGATGCGCGACGTCCGCGCCGGTTCGGCCCGACTCACCGGGTCGCCCGATCCAGTGCCGGACGATCTGCCGGCACTCATCGATTCGGTTCTGCTCGGGTTGCCCGAACGCTACCGCGCCACGGTGGTGCTGTGCGACCTCGAAGGGCGCTCGCGCAGGGACGCGGCGGCCCAACTGGGCTGGTCGGAGGGGCTGCTCTCGGGCCGACTGGCCCGCGCCCGGAAGCTCCTGGCGGACCGGCTCGCGAGGGCAGGACACGGTTTGCAAGCCGGGAAGGCGTGCGGTATCAAGGAAGGAGGAAATCGCCTGTGGAGATAA
- the dnaE gene encoding DNA polymerase III subunit alpha — protein sequence MARCFCHLHLHTHYSLLDGFNRIGPLVKQTKELGMTACAITDHGNMYGAIEFYMECKKGGIKPVLGYEAYLAPGARTDRDSKGELGFSTHLTLLAKNITGFKNLIKMSSLAYLEGFYRNPRIDRELLEAHSEGIVCLSGCLAGEFNQYIIKNKPAEAEKFAKWCRKVFGENFYIEIQNNGIALQDECTPVAADIAQKLGVPLVATADAHYLCSEDARAHDVLFCINTRQMHDPRKKKYPEERMANPYYVRSPEDMYKLFPKYPDAVARSQEIADGVDIDIDFKKRYFPVFTPPDALTPAEYLRALCERGVRERYGDSPSEAVRKRLEHELGIITRMGFETYFLVVWDFVRFARETGIPCTARGSGCGAIVAYVLYLSHVCPLEYDLLFERFLDPNRSEAPDIDIDFCQERRELVIDYVKRKYGVESVAQIGTFGTLAAKAALKDVGRVLDVPLERVNFMCKLVPMKGAIAKGLQEALDESPDFKREYDQDPQIRELVDIALKLEGTNRNVGTHAAGVVIANGPITNYVPVQRPPKKGDDSSDSATTMTTQWEMGILEKVGMLKMDFLGLRNLTVLDNCVKLIKRTRGETVDPMAFPLTDEDTYKLLQRGDAKGVFQLESEGIRELLKRMKPDNIRDLIAVLALYRPGPLEGGMVDEYVECKNGRKQPEYAHPIMEEVLSETYGVMVYQEQIMRMLNRLGGIELAKAYACIKAISKKNFEIINARKADFVAGATQRDVSAEKAEEIFELIVKFGGYGFNKCVVAETEVVDAGSGAVTTVGELFASRREITVHALGADSKLHPRAVTDVVWNGRKPVYRLTTELGKQIIATANHPFRTLNGWTNLGDLNAGDRIAAPRRLVVPATESWPRHEVIALAGLLSEGNTCHPTTLYFYGNDRALVDDFATAIGEFPDTVARIYTRSDGRRLEVQANTGRDTRFKPKAERQTGGLAVEAPPQRSGAFRRAERLGALGKKAAEKFVPAGVFRLCDPDLELFLGRLWAGDGFIANDTLKVPFYATSSRRLAADVQHLLLRVGIVSRIRVKQFKYKGGVKPGFTVHLLGDGAAETFLDRIAPHCLGRERAVAALREHVATTVRGLTSKDTVPLEVRAWVDDERRARGLTWDELERRADASTQDFYGTPAATKKGYRRSTIAKLATFFGSARLAAVADSDVFWDRVLSVEPVGIQDTYDLTVDGDHNFIANGLIVHNSHTAAYAQIGYQTAYLKAHYTAEYMAALLSSEIDDGNKRDVFIDHIADARKLGIEVLPPDVNRGMADFDVVNNRIIFGLTAIKGLGRGAALEIVRARTEGGKFKDLFDFCERIDRRIVPKAAVEKMIQAGAFDALGRRSAQFAAVTKAYASADERANEKRRGQTGLFDDAADGDDTGPTNSGLPDVPEWPETERLKFEKEALDFYISSHPLAQHDEQLRRFRMYDAGDLAKGGKNGTETRIAGMITNLDVRTANKGRNIGRKYAMFRVEDFTGSVRCIMWSDEYSRFKELVSSDTVALFEGVLNWGEGRAEPDFQVKKLITIEEARTEFTKSMVLKVPYSEDDEALRKLDAVSLVLKRYRGACPVYLSVRDPNGKQVQMKLNDEFKINPAALKLEELEMLLGQGAVIFSR from the coding sequence ATGGCCCGCTGCTTCTGCCACCTGCACCTGCACACGCACTACAGCCTGCTGGACGGCTTCAACCGCATCGGGCCGCTCGTCAAGCAGACCAAAGAACTCGGCATGACCGCCTGCGCGATCACCGACCACGGCAACATGTACGGGGCGATCGAGTTCTACATGGAGTGCAAGAAGGGCGGGATCAAGCCCGTCCTCGGGTACGAGGCGTACCTCGCCCCCGGCGCGCGCACCGACCGCGACAGCAAGGGCGAACTCGGCTTCTCCACGCACCTCACGCTGCTCGCGAAAAACATCACCGGGTTCAAGAACCTCATCAAGATGTCGAGCCTCGCGTACCTCGAGGGGTTCTACCGCAACCCGCGCATCGACCGCGAGCTGCTCGAGGCGCACAGCGAGGGCATCGTGTGCCTGAGCGGCTGCCTGGCGGGCGAGTTCAACCAGTACATCATCAAGAACAAGCCCGCCGAGGCCGAGAAGTTCGCGAAGTGGTGCCGCAAGGTGTTCGGCGAGAACTTCTACATCGAGATCCAGAACAACGGCATCGCGCTCCAGGACGAGTGCACCCCGGTCGCGGCGGACATCGCCCAGAAGCTCGGCGTGCCGCTCGTGGCCACCGCCGACGCCCACTACCTGTGCTCCGAGGACGCCCGCGCGCACGACGTGCTGTTCTGCATCAACACCCGCCAGATGCACGACCCGCGGAAGAAGAAGTACCCCGAAGAGCGGATGGCCAACCCGTACTACGTCCGCAGCCCGGAGGACATGTACAAGCTGTTCCCCAAGTACCCCGACGCGGTCGCGCGCAGCCAGGAGATCGCCGACGGGGTGGACATCGACATCGACTTCAAGAAGCGGTACTTCCCGGTGTTCACCCCGCCGGACGCGCTGACGCCGGCCGAGTACCTGCGCGCGCTGTGCGAGCGGGGCGTCCGGGAGCGGTACGGCGACAGCCCCTCGGAGGCGGTGCGGAAGCGGCTCGAACACGAGCTGGGGATCATCACCCGGATGGGGTTCGAGACGTACTTCCTGGTCGTGTGGGACTTCGTGCGGTTCGCCCGGGAGACCGGCATCCCCTGCACCGCCCGCGGGTCCGGGTGCGGGGCGATCGTGGCCTACGTCCTGTACCTGAGCCACGTGTGCCCGCTCGAGTACGACCTGCTGTTCGAGCGGTTCCTGGACCCGAACCGGTCCGAGGCGCCCGACATCGATATCGACTTCTGCCAGGAGCGGCGCGAGCTGGTCATCGATTACGTGAAGCGCAAGTACGGCGTGGAGTCGGTGGCGCAGATCGGCACGTTCGGCACCCTGGCGGCGAAGGCCGCGCTCAAGGACGTGGGCCGCGTGCTCGACGTGCCCCTGGAGCGCGTCAACTTCATGTGCAAACTCGTGCCCATGAAGGGCGCGATCGCGAAGGGCCTTCAGGAGGCGCTCGACGAGTCCCCGGACTTCAAGCGCGAGTACGACCAGGACCCGCAGATCCGCGAGCTGGTGGACATCGCGCTGAAACTGGAGGGCACGAACCGGAACGTGGGCACCCACGCGGCCGGCGTGGTGATCGCGAACGGGCCGATCACCAACTACGTGCCGGTGCAGCGCCCGCCCAAGAAGGGCGACGACAGCTCCGACAGCGCCACCACGATGACGACGCAGTGGGAGATGGGCATCCTCGAAAAGGTCGGGATGCTCAAGATGGACTTCCTGGGCCTCCGCAACCTGACCGTGCTCGACAACTGCGTGAAGCTGATCAAGCGGACGCGCGGCGAGACGGTCGACCCGATGGCGTTCCCGCTCACCGACGAGGACACGTACAAGCTGCTCCAGCGCGGCGACGCGAAGGGCGTGTTCCAGCTCGAAAGCGAGGGCATCCGCGAGCTGCTGAAGCGGATGAAGCCGGACAACATCCGCGACCTGATCGCGGTGCTGGCGCTGTACCGCCCCGGCCCGCTCGAGGGCGGCATGGTGGACGAGTACGTCGAGTGCAAGAACGGCCGCAAGCAGCCGGAGTACGCGCACCCGATCATGGAGGAGGTGCTGAGCGAGACCTACGGGGTCATGGTCTACCAGGAACAGATCATGCGGATGTTGAACCGCCTGGGCGGGATCGAGCTCGCCAAGGCGTACGCCTGTATCAAGGCCATCAGCAAGAAGAACTTCGAGATCATCAACGCCCGCAAGGCCGACTTCGTCGCCGGGGCCACCCAGCGCGACGTGAGCGCCGAGAAGGCCGAAGAGATTTTTGAACTGATCGTCAAATTCGGGGGATACGGGTTCAACAAGTGCGTGGTCGCCGAGACCGAAGTGGTCGACGCGGGAAGTGGGGCCGTCACCACCGTCGGCGAGCTGTTCGCCTCCCGGCGCGAAATCACCGTTCACGCACTCGGTGCCGACAGCAAACTGCACCCGCGGGCCGTGACGGACGTCGTTTGGAACGGCCGGAAGCCGGTCTACCGGCTCACGACCGAACTCGGCAAGCAGATCATCGCGACGGCGAACCACCCGTTCCGAACGCTGAACGGCTGGACGAATCTCGGCGACCTGAACGCCGGGGACCGCATCGCCGCGCCCCGCCGGCTCGTGGTCCCGGCTACCGAGTCGTGGCCCCGCCATGAGGTGATCGCACTCGCGGGGCTGCTCTCCGAGGGCAACACCTGTCACCCGACGACGCTGTACTTCTATGGGAATGACCGCGCGCTGGTCGACGACTTCGCGACCGCCATCGGCGAGTTCCCCGATACAGTGGCCCGGATCTACACCCGGTCCGATGGCCGCCGGCTCGAAGTGCAAGCGAACACCGGCCGCGACACCCGGTTCAAGCCGAAAGCGGAGCGACAGACGGGGGGCCTTGCGGTCGAAGCCCCGCCACAACGGTCCGGGGCGTTTCGCCGGGCGGAGCGCTTGGGGGCACTCGGGAAGAAGGCGGCCGAAAAGTTCGTGCCCGCCGGGGTGTTCCGGCTCTGTGACCCGGATCTGGAGTTGTTCCTCGGCCGATTGTGGGCCGGTGACGGGTTCATCGCGAACGACACGCTGAAGGTGCCGTTCTACGCCACGTCCTCGCGCCGACTGGCGGCCGACGTGCAGCACCTGCTCCTCCGGGTCGGCATCGTCAGTCGCATTCGCGTGAAACAGTTCAAGTACAAAGGCGGGGTGAAGCCGGGGTTCACGGTCCACCTGCTCGGTGACGGCGCGGCGGAAACGTTTCTCGACCGCATCGCGCCGCACTGCTTGGGGCGTGAACGTGCGGTCGCGGCGCTGCGTGAGCACGTCGCGACCACGGTCCGAGGGCTGACGAGCAAAGACACCGTCCCCCTCGAAGTGCGTGCATGGGTGGACGACGAACGAAGGGCCCGCGGCCTGACGTGGGACGAACTGGAACGTCGGGCCGACGCTTCCACCCAGGACTTCTATGGTACACCCGCGGCCACGAAGAAGGGGTACCGGCGATCAACGATCGCTAAACTGGCCACGTTCTTCGGCTCGGCGCGGCTGGCGGCCGTCGCGGATTCGGACGTGTTCTGGGACCGGGTCCTTTCTGTCGAGCCCGTCGGCATACAGGACACGTACGACCTTACTGTCGACGGCGATCACAACTTCATCGCAAACGGGCTGATCGTTCACAACTCGCACACCGCTGCCTACGCGCAAATCGGGTACCAGACGGCGTACCTGAAGGCGCACTACACGGCCGAGTACATGGCGGCGCTGCTGTCGAGCGAGATCGACGACGGCAACAAGCGGGACGTGTTCATCGACCACATCGCCGACGCGCGCAAGCTCGGCATCGAGGTGCTCCCGCCGGACGTGAACCGCGGCATGGCCGACTTCGACGTGGTGAACAACCGCATCATCTTCGGCCTCACGGCGATCAAGGGGCTGGGCCGCGGGGCGGCGCTGGAGATCGTCCGCGCCCGCACCGAGGGCGGGAAGTTCAAAGACCTGTTCGACTTCTGCGAGCGGATCGACCGGCGCATCGTGCCGAAGGCCGCGGTCGAAAAGATGATCCAGGCCGGGGCGTTCGACGCGCTCGGCCGCCGCTCGGCCCAGTTCGCGGCCGTCACGAAGGCGTACGCGTCCGCCGACGAGCGCGCGAACGAGAAGCGGCGCGGGCAGACCGGCCTGTTCGACGACGCGGCCGACGGCGACGACACCGGCCCGACGAACAGCGGGCTGCCCGACGTGCCCGAGTGGCCGGAGACCGAGCGCCTCAAGTTCGAGAAGGAGGCGCTGGACTTCTACATCTCCAGCCACCCGCTCGCCCAGCACGACGAGCAGCTGCGGCGGTTCCGGATGTACGACGCCGGCGACCTCGCGAAGGGCGGGAAGAACGGCACCGAGACCCGCATCGCCGGGATGATCACCAACCTGGACGTGCGCACCGCGAACAAGGGGCGCAACATCGGCCGGAAGTACGCCATGTTCCGCGTCGAGGACTTCACCGGGAGCGTCCGGTGCATCATGTGGTCCGACGAGTACTCGCGGTTCAAGGAGCTGGTGTCGTCGGACACGGTGGCGCTGTTCGAGGGCGTGCTCAACTGGGGCGAGGGCCGCGCGGAGCCCGACTTCCAGGTGAAGAAGCTCATCACCATCGAGGAGGCCCGCACCGAGTTCACCAAGAGCATGGTGCTGAAGGTGCCGTACAGCGAGGACGACGAGGCGCTGCGCAAGCTGGACGCGGTGAGCCTGGTGCTGAAGCGGTACCGGGGCGCGTGCCCGGTGTACCTGAGCGTCCGCGACCCGAACGGCAAACAGGTGCAGATGAAGTTGAACGACGAGTTCAAGATCAACCCGGCGGCGCTGAAGCTCGAAGAGCTGGAGATGCTGTTGGGGCAGGGGGCGGTGATCTTCTCGCGTTAG